From the Candidatus Hydrogenedentota bacterium genome, one window contains:
- a CDS encoding TetR/AcrR family transcriptional regulator yields the protein MNERDAAILGVARELFLADGYYGLTMERIGTQCGVSKGTIYHYFSCKEEIVIALAEVSLRKRTELMRRGAQFSGTARERMLALGEAVCLFTQLNPGDSRIIHSAMGPLREKTPPLRLQSLVHAEQEELGLLRRIIESALGSGDLELKYGTTVDEVLFGTWGLVDGAYALIEGGVHTTSLSLLDPFDSVLWFWNSAADGYGWRPLTSEWDYAESLIRVRKEVFAEEAQKVFGEGKWHGPVQSRRRIAESGL from the coding sequence ATGAATGAAAGGGACGCAGCCATTCTGGGGGTGGCGCGGGAACTGTTTCTGGCGGACGGCTACTACGGCCTGACCATGGAGCGGATCGGGACGCAGTGCGGCGTCTCGAAAGGCACGATCTATCACTATTTCTCGTGCAAAGAAGAGATTGTCATTGCCCTCGCCGAAGTCTCACTGCGCAAACGCACGGAACTAATGCGGCGTGGGGCACAGTTTTCAGGTACCGCGCGCGAACGTATGCTCGCTCTGGGCGAAGCGGTCTGCTTATTCACTCAGCTCAATCCCGGAGATTCGCGCATCATTCACTCCGCGATGGGCCCACTTCGCGAGAAGACACCGCCTCTGCGTTTGCAGTCGTTGGTACACGCCGAACAAGAGGAACTGGGCCTCCTTCGTAGAATCATCGAGTCCGCGCTGGGCAGCGGAGACCTTGAATTGAAGTACGGGACCACGGTGGACGAGGTCTTGTTTGGAACGTGGGGACTGGTAGACGGCGCATATGCCCTCATAGAGGGCGGTGTCCACACTACTTCGCTTTCATTGCTCGACCCCTTCGACAGCGTGCTCTGGTTCTGGAACAGTGCCGCAGACGGATACGGCTGGCGACCTCTAACCAGCGAGTGGGACTATGCCGAAAGTCTCATTCGAGTCAGAAAAGAGGTCTTTGCCGAGGAGGCGCAAAAGGTGTTCGGCGAAGGCAAATGGCACGGCCCCGTGCAGTCCCGGAGGCGAATCGCGGAGAGCGGATTGTAA
- a CDS encoding tetratricopeptide repeat protein, whose product MRSNDAKERFSMADAYYRKGRYEEALALLDELNAAFPNTANILFPRARCMRRLGRTQEALHICGVLLKHFNDPRAEKLRRAIEKDLATPRLDDTADEPLLPNISLDDILGPPPPPPLPPPPEKFARPDWLSTPVIIVLSVVAALVLITVLAMVTGGGGNSTGATEATQTAASQPEPVFRITEDLNIVLFGWQLSWVGWLVISIVLTTTQYTISLYLTLRTGNKLPNDDLQSDLINIGIMSFIGTLMNTFVPCLGYIGSIIMLRRTYELVFLEFFILFSFYIATCIVAFGLLFLVGLGLAMAAGAA is encoded by the coding sequence ATGCGCTCGAACGACGCCAAGGAACGGTTCAGCATGGCCGACGCCTATTACCGCAAGGGGCGGTATGAAGAGGCTCTGGCTCTGCTGGACGAACTGAACGCTGCCTTTCCCAACACCGCAAATATCCTTTTTCCGCGAGCTCGGTGCATGCGCCGGCTGGGACGCACGCAAGAGGCGCTGCACATTTGCGGGGTCTTATTGAAGCACTTTAATGACCCGCGCGCGGAAAAACTTCGCAGAGCCATCGAGAAAGACCTGGCTACGCCGCGGCTGGATGACACCGCCGACGAACCCTTGTTGCCGAATATCAGCTTGGACGACATTTTGGGACCGCCTCCACCGCCGCCGCTTCCGCCGCCGCCCGAGAAGTTTGCGCGCCCGGATTGGCTTTCGACTCCGGTCATTATCGTCTTGTCCGTAGTCGCGGCCCTGGTATTGATTACGGTGCTGGCCATGGTGACGGGAGGCGGGGGCAACTCAACCGGGGCCACTGAAGCGACTCAGACCGCCGCGAGTCAACCGGAGCCTGTGTTTCGAATCACCGAAGACCTCAATATTGTCCTCTTCGGGTGGCAGCTTTCGTGGGTAGGCTGGTTAGTGATCAGCATTGTCCTGACAACCACCCAATACACTATTTCCTTGTATCTGACATTGCGCACCGGAAACAAGCTTCCCAACGACGATCTACAGAGCGACTTAATCAACATAGGGATCATGTCGTTTATCGGGACGTTAATGAACACGTTCGTTCCCTGCTTGGGGTATATTGGCAGCATCATCATGTTGCGGAGGACTTATGAACTCGTATTTCTCGAGTTCTTCATCCTCTTTTCGTTCTATATAGCCACGTGCATTGTCGCCTTCGGGCTGCTATTCCTCGTCGGCCTGGGGTTGGCGATGGCAGCGGGAGCCGCATAA
- a CDS encoding DUF1559 domain-containing protein: protein MRRRGFTLIELLVVIAIIGILAAILLPALARAREAARRASCANNLKQFGLVYKMYSGESKGEKYPPMQHQTVCDPCNGPIMTPLCVAVYPEYVTDPNIYVCPSSAKHSPEDMYYPESEGGLPILAFRGVEGDQTYNNWWAASWSYYYFGFVYDRCDEKPENLMDASVLAAMGVTTPAGATIPTQIGNQFINLYTADMTNYPMLSVDTNMRGPLQLLENDTSGMAGNGNGGSDTIYRMREGIERFLISDINNPAASAAAQSEIFVMWDATSTEVQSFNHVPGGSNVLYMDGHVSFLKYPNDKAPITKSFAVAAGAIAGSAG from the coding sequence ATGAGAAGAAGAGGATTCACCTTAATCGAACTCCTCGTCGTCATTGCCATCATCGGCATTTTGGCGGCGATACTGCTGCCTGCGCTGGCTCGTGCTCGAGAAGCGGCCCGCCGTGCAAGCTGCGCAAACAACCTCAAACAGTTCGGCCTTGTCTACAAGATGTATTCCGGCGAATCGAAGGGCGAGAAGTACCCCCCGATGCAACATCAGACGGTGTGCGACCCCTGTAACGGTCCCATCATGACGCCGCTGTGCGTTGCGGTGTATCCGGAGTATGTGACGGATCCCAATATCTATGTATGCCCGTCGAGCGCAAAGCACAGCCCCGAAGACATGTACTACCCCGAATCGGAAGGTGGCTTGCCGATTCTTGCTTTCCGAGGCGTTGAAGGCGACCAGACATACAACAACTGGTGGGCGGCTTCCTGGTCGTATTACTACTTCGGGTTTGTCTATGACCGCTGCGACGAGAAGCCCGAAAACCTGATGGACGCGAGCGTGCTGGCGGCGATGGGTGTGACAACACCGGCTGGTGCGACCATTCCTACACAGATTGGCAACCAGTTCATCAACCTCTATACCGCCGATATGACCAACTACCCCATGCTTTCTGTGGACACGAATATGCGGGGCCCCCTTCAACTGCTCGAGAACGACACGTCCGGCATGGCTGGCAACGGCAACGGCGGTAGCGACACAATCTACCGGATGCGCGAAGGCATCGAACGCTTCCTGATCAGCGACATCAATAACCCTGCCGCATCGGCCGCGGCCCAGAGCGAGATCTTCGTGATGTGGGACGCGACCTCGACAGAGGTCCAGAGCTTCAACCACGTGCCCGGCGGTTCGAATGTGCTGTACATGGACGGTCACGTGTCGTTCCTGAAGTACCCGAACGACAAAGCGCCCATTACCAAATCATTCGCTGTCGCCGCAGGCGCCATTGCGGGTTCTGCCGGCTAA